The window GCGTCAATATGCATTTTAGCAAATTCCAGTctggcttttttatgttttttttcaaaagtggAGGCTCCTGGGTCTTCTCCATGGAGCCCACTTTCGCTCCAAAAGCGACGGATGGTGCGATCAGAAACTGACAGTACCTCACCTTGGAGTTCAGCTGTATCTCTTGGCAGTTATCCTTGGTTCTTTTTCTACCATTCGCACTATCCTTCTGTTCAATCTGGGGTCGATTTCTTGCGGCCACGCCCAGGGAGGTTGGCTACAGTTCCATGGACCTTAAACTTCTTAATAATATTTGCAACTGTTGTCACAGGAAACATCAAGCTGCTGGAGATGGTCTTGTAGCCTTTCCTTTACCATGCTTgtctattatttttttgatcTCCTCAGACAACCTCTCCTTGCTTTCTCTGGTCCATGTTCAGTGTGGTGCACACAATGATACCAAACAGCACAGTGACTACTTTTTCTATTAAATAGGTGAATGAATGATTACAAGATTGGAGACATGTGTGATactaattaaagaaaataattagtttGAAAATCActataataaatatttattatcttttccAAGGGGTACCAACAAATGTGTCCAGGCCATTTTAGAATACTTTGTAGATAAGCAAAATTTCATTCTTTTCACAGCTTCTTTACTTATCTATGACATACCAAAGGCATGCAAGTATACATGAtaaatagcttttaatttcatCACTTTCGGAGGAATGAAGCATATTTCAATGAGCTGTAAGGGTACCAACAAATTTGAGACGTGTATGTCATCCTGAATATACCCTTGTGAGCAGACAACTGTTTGTGAAATATGGTTATATTAGTTTTGCCAACAGGTTCCCTCCTGCACTGCTTGTACCACCCAGTCTGAGTGTTCATTTCAGTGAATTAATGCTAGTAGGCGGAAGACGCGGTAAACCAGTGAAGTGTTCTGGTCGGCTCAAAGAGCTGTACTGGCAGACTGGGATGTTGCTGTCTGTGAGCTGTGAATAGCTAGTCGGTCTTCTGctagaaaagtgtgtgtgtgtgtgtgtgtgtgtgtgtgtgtgtggtgtgtgtgtgtgtgtgtgtgtgtgtgtgtgtgtgtgtgtgtgtgtgtgtgtgtgtggtgcgcgcTGAGTGGGACAAACCATACACACTGTTCCGCCTCATTGCTTAAACGTTGACCTAAAACCATCACCGTATATTCAGGCCAGGACAGGtcagtttatttgtatagcacctatAAACAACAAAGCAGTGAAAAGTTCTTAAAAAACATATACATGAtaggataattaaaaaaacatgtgataGTAATataaatatagcctatatatatatattgcctAGGCTGTATgaatagggctgggtaccaaattcaatactttcTAGGCACCCACCCAATGGCCTCTGTAGTATTGAGTGTttaaaaatgccttgtcattcaataccaataggagtaaatctcatcagcgacaatgagccaataagcatgcagcatgcttctccCCAGATCTAATAAcgctggtgattggctgtctaacgttacatgttGTAGAAGCATGCAGGAAAACCTATGTTACGCAAGACAGGGCTCTcttagtaggagctgaaaataaatgaaaagattttaaatgtgtaatgttgtgaTTTCTTTTCGTTAAAATTGATTTTATGAAATTGGTATTGGAATAAAGTCAGTCAGAAACTATATTggtatttgacatttttgaacaATAAAGCCATAAGTATGAATGAATTGCAAGCTATGAATGAATAATACCAGTTTTAGTTAAAAGGCACTTTTTATGTAATGCCAGAtgtgactgtgtgactgtgtgtgtgctggcgtgcgtgcgtggtgtcTGACCTTGTTTCACCTTCACCATGCAATTCATTAGACCGACACAAAAAGTTCAATAGAGACATACATAAATTTAACAaccttttaatgttttctccattttcaatctttcccaataaaaaaaaaaagagtgttttGTAACCATTTTGCATACCCACATGAAGTATAGCAATACATAACCACTTCTGGACAAGCcttattcaaatttttttttttctttcattttcagaaaagcCTTTCGGCAAACAACAACGTTATACGGTAACACAGAGTACAAATGGTAACTGGGGCAAAGGGCAGCATGGGTAAATACACAGCACAACCAGGAAGAGCATAGAGCAAAATGACACAACAAGATGACAGAAGTAtgcacataataataataataatagccaaAAATAATAACCAACTATAATagaaaataacaatattaataaaataataataaaataaagacagtaGTATACAAGAGATAGAGACAACTTTACATTTATACATAGTGGCCAAAGGCAGGCACCAGGGAGTGAAACTCGTACAGACTGATGATCTACTGCAGCTAAAACAACTCAGTGCGGAGGTGAGTGGGATTGTTAAGACATTGGCCAAAGTGGGGACGAGGGACAACACAATAAAGAGGCACCTTATGAAGAGAGAGCAGCTTTGCTTGTTTGCGATTGGAAAGCCATTTCATTTATTAGACAAGTAATATTGGTCTGGAATCGTAGATGTATTGATTGATTTCCGGCTGGCAGGCGAGGCTTGCCTTGTGCTTGTCAGGTTTTGCAAACGGCAATGTGTGACTGCATAGCCTTGACTGATATGCGGATAACTGGCCTAGACTGTTTTGACAGCTTTGAGTGTCAAAGAGCTCAGATCCCCTGAATGAGACCCCCGATCTGATCCataaagctggaaaaagtgtacctttcttttttaactaagTTGTGGCCCATTCTTTTAGTTCAAAGATAATCTTTGAGGCATTTTCTAGACAAAGAGCGACTGTACAAAGTATAACAACGAGAGGAAAACGATCACTTTTAAGTCTACAACTTCCGCAACccactgctttatttttttttgttttcaccacatttttcttcttaaaatatatattccaTATATGCAAATTCATATGTCACAGTAATATACAATCTAAGTGCTTCCGAAGTAAAGGGGACTTGTGTGTACAGATGGTAAGAGAGTGGATGAGCAAATGGTACATGTGTGTTCAGAGGGAGGAAGAATGTAACTCTTGATGCCAAAAAGGGAGACACTAAAGGAAGGATGTGTTTTCTTTGGTCAAAGGAATGTTACCATAATGCCACAATAAAAATGCTGGCCAGCCACCAAGGCAGTTTACAATAATGAATAATTGAATAATGTTTCAGCTCTGGAGAGTTTCATTCTGTCCTCTTCCTCATTAAGTGATCTATCATTTTAATTGGAGGGATAGATGGGAGGTAGGAGAGAGCAAAGGTAAGAGGATCAGGAGACACAGTGAAACTTGGTGAAATCACATCCTAACTGCACCTCACACAGATCACCGGCTTCTTCTGTCTTGTAAGGTGGCGATGTAAGATTAATAgttgtgttgtctgtaaatgtCTGTCTGCTGAAGACGTCAGAGAGGTGACAGGAAAGTTTGTCTCTAATCTCGCCTCTTATTGTACCCACTCCAGCTGCTGCTGGATCCCTTTTTCACTTCCTCCTCTTTAGCGTCCGCACTCTCATTCAGAGTATTGACCTCTTGCGCATACTCAGTCTCATTCTCAACCTCTGTGCTCTCCCTGTTGGCTTGGGTGCTGTTAGGATTGCTTGGTAGAGCTAAGTACGGGTGCTGAGGCAGAGTGGGAGAGGGGGACATGGAGATGTTGACTGTTCCCTCCATCTGCCCTCCTGCTGCCCCATTGGACAAAGCTCTGTACTTGAGGCGGAGCTTGTGGGGCAGGGCAGTGGCTTTGACCTCGGCTTGGAACTCGCCATTTGAGCCGGCAGCTCCCACCGCCTTCTGGTGGTAGCTGCTAATGTctgaggaggacgaggagggggACTCGTCGTCGGTGGAGCCCTCCTTGTCCGAGCTACGGGGCTCCCCATCACTGGATGAGGTGTCTTTAGCAGAGGAGTTCTCCTGGTACAAATTTGCAGCTGCGGGGCCTCCTTCATAGGTGAGCACCGGAGGCTCTTCGTCCAGTGTGTTGAGGTAGCCGTTGTGCTGTGGGAAGGAGGACTTGCCCTCCTCAGTGTTGTGGATCAGATTAGGGGCGAAAGGGTTCTGGGGACTGCTCTCCTGACCCTGGTAGCTGCAGTGTCCATGATGGCTCTCACGCTGTTGTTGGGCATTGAGATTGTACctttgctgcagctcctctgttgACTCAGCATAACCATTAGTGTATTCATACTGAGGCGAGTCCATTGTCTTTGTCCTCTCTAGTTTCTCAGAAACCTCTGTAATGGTCACTGAGCCGTCAGGAAACTTGCTGCCATGCTGTAGTAGTCTGTTCTGCTGGGACTGCTGGTCCTCCGGCCTCTGCGTCTCCATGGGGTAACAGCCGCTGCTGGAGCGGTACAAGATGACGCTCCTCTGTGCAGATGTGGCCTGGGGAGCGGGACTGGAGGCCTCCATgtggcgctgctgctgctgttggtggTGCTGGTAGTCCATGGCACTTTCAGCCAATGGGGTGTTCTGCTGGTGAGGAGAAACTACAGCAGCGTGGTTGCCATGGTAAGTTCCACTTGGCATACCATTGGGC of the Etheostoma spectabile isolate EspeVRDwgs_2016 chromosome 2, UIUC_Espe_1.0, whole genome shotgun sequence genome contains:
- the nfil3-5 gene encoding nuclear factor interleukin-3-regulated protein, with protein sequence MESLSLHLSNTSNKNAMEVDTFSSYSGSIPSPTPGSGERISRQSKGSKASASCRRKREFISDEKKDASYWEKRRKNNEAAKRSREKRRLNDMVLENRVMALNEENVRVKTELLQLKLRFGLISTASYMEKSQQISNSVAGVNSSNGSSNGTSNGNAYLSSSGYSSASQVMLNSDSSETEQSSRGERHNLLHQYSPRGSFSDMSDGSSRDSPEPMGYKIKTEPSSMEMAGLESNRMPNGMPSGTYHGNHAAVVSPHQQNTPLAESAMDYQHHQQQQQRHMEASSPAPQATSAQRSVILYRSSSGCYPMETQRPEDQQSQQNRLLQHGSKFPDGSVTITEVSEKLERTKTMDSPQYEYTNGYAESTEELQQRYNLNAQQQRESHHGHCSYQGQESSPQNPFAPNLIHNTEEGKSSFPQHNGYLNTLDEEPPVLTYEGGPAAANLYQENSSAKDTSSSDGEPRSSDKEGSTDDESPSSSSSDISSYHQKAVGAAGSNGEFQAEVKATALPHKLRLKYRALSNGAAGGQMEGTVNISMSPSPTLPQHPYLALPSNPNSTQANRESTEVENETEYAQEVNTLNESADAKEEEVKKGSSSSWSGYNKRRD